The genomic interval AGAAAACACCAATGCTTCCATTAACAGGTCCGCTTTTTCAATTCCGGGGTTAACGGCAATATAGCCAATTCTTTCGCCGGCCAGGGCCAAATCTTTACTGTGGGAAGTAACCAGTATAGAGTTTTTAATATGTTTCAGTACACTGGGCACTTCCACATCATATACAATTTTAGAATAGGGCTCATCAGAAATTACGTATATGGGACGGCCCAATTCCTTGGACTTTTCATTTACAAGCTTATTTAGTTCTTCTAAAGTTTCGGCCGGATAAACTACGCCGCTGGGATTATTGGGTGAGTTGATGATAATGGCCCGGGTTTTTTCGTTTATGGCAGCTCTAATGGCCTCCATGTCAGGCATAAAGTTTTCATCGGTGCTTATTTCCTTGGTAACACCGTTGTGGTTGTCCACATAGAATCTGTATTCCACAAAGAATGGGGCCAGCACAATAACTTCGTCATTGGAATCTAAAATGGATTTTAAGACCACGTTTAAACCGCCGCCGGCACCCACTGTCATCACTATGTGTTCTGCCCCTATGCTTAGCCCGCTGTCCTCGGCCAGTACTTCAGCCACTGCCCGGCGTGTTTCAGGATAACCGGCATTGCTCATATAGCGGTGCATGCCCGGCACCGGGTTGTCGGCCAAATATTTTAACTGCTGACGGAACTTGGTTGGCGGCTCATCGATGGGGTTTCCCAAAGTAAAATCATATACCTTATCGGCGCCGTGAATTTTACGCAGCCGGTCGCCTTCTTCAAACATTTTGCGAATCCAAGAGGCTCTGCTTAAATAACCTTCTATTTTGCTTGATATAACTGTCAACAAATATCACCCCTGTATGCAGAATTTTCATCTATATTGTATATCATTACCAGGAAGTATACAAATAAGTTTCCCGCAAATTATTGGTTTTATTTTCATACTGTGTTATTATGGAGGTGTAGGATGGTGTACCCGCGTGTGGTACTTTTTTTGTAGGTCACTGCTTGTAGTATGGTAGAACGGTAGGGGGAGGGATAAGTATGTATATTTTTAAATGATAACGCCCCTGATAGGGCGTTTTTTTGTATTTGTCTGGCTAAAATAATTAAATAGTTATGCTATATTGATAAGGAGGGTCAATAATGATTGTTGTGATGAGCCATCTTGCTGATCAAAGGGATATTGATTCAGTGATAAATAAATTAAAGAATTTCGGTTTTCAAGTACACCTGTCCCAAGGGGTTGAACGCACCATCATTGGGGCGGTGGGTGATCGAACCCAATTGCTTGATGTGGGAATAGAGGCTATGCCCGGGGTAGAGAAGTTGGTGCCCATTATGCGTCCCTACAAATTGGCATCACGGGTCTTTAAAGAAGAGGATACTGTGGTTCAGTTGGGCAATGGGGTAGCCGTGGGGGGCGGTAATTTAACTGTAATGGCAGGGCCCTGTGCAGTGGAGAGTAAAGAGCAGTTATTTCAAGTGGCTAAAGAGGCCAAGGAGGCCGGGGCTGCCGTGCTCCGGGGCGGTGCTTACAAGCCCCGCACTTCACCTTACTCATTCCAAGGACTGGAAGAGGAGGGGCTGAAGCTGTTGGCCGAGGCCAGGGAACTCACCGGTATGCCGGTGGTTACCGAAGTAATGGATGTTAACACGCTGCCGCTGGTCTGTGAGTATGCCGATGTGCTGCAAATCGGTGCCCGCAACATGCAAAACTTCTTCTTGCTGCGGGAAGTGGCAAAAACAGATAAACCTGTGCTGCTAAAACGATCCCCCGCCGGTACCATAGAAGAATGGCTGATGGCAGCGGAATATATTTTAGCCGGGGGAAATCCCAAGGTAATACTGTGTGAGCGGGGTATAAAAACCTTTGAAACCTTTACCCGCAACACCTTAGATTTGACGGCGGTGCCGGTGGTAAAATACCTTTCGCACCTGCCGGTGGTAGTGGATCCCAGCCATGCCATTGGCAATTGGCGTTTTGTGCAGGACATGTCCCGGGCTGCCGTGGCGGCAGGGGCCGATGGACTATTAATTGAGGTGCATCCCAATCCGGCCGAAGCCCTGTGCGACGGCCCCCAATCACTGACACCTGACAATTTTACTGCCTTGATGCAAGAGCTAAAGAGGATTGCACCGGCCATGGGTAAAAGTATAAATTAGGAGGCCTTTATGTTTCAGAGGATAGCAATTATTGGGGTGGGTCTAATTGGAGGTTCCTTTGGCT from Desulfofalx alkaliphila DSM 12257 carries:
- a CDS encoding pyridoxal phosphate-dependent aminotransferase encodes the protein MTVISSKIEGYLSRASWIRKMFEEGDRLRKIHGADKVYDFTLGNPIDEPPTKFRQQLKYLADNPVPGMHRYMSNAGYPETRRAVAEVLAEDSGLSIGAEHIVMTVGAGGGLNVVLKSILDSNDEVIVLAPFFVEYRFYVDNHNGVTKEISTDENFMPDMEAIRAAINEKTRAIIINSPNNPSGVVYPAETLEELNKLVNEKSKELGRPIYVISDEPYSKIVYDVEVPSVLKHIKNSILVTSHSKDLALAGERIGYIAVNPGIEKADLLMEALVFSNRTLGFVNAPALMQRLIVGLQRESVDIEEYRRKRDLLYNHLVELGFEMVKPQGAFYLFPKSPLADDVEFAGLALKHNILVVPGTGFGKPGYFRLAYCIDSKVIENSLPAWTALAEELALKK
- the aroF gene encoding 3-deoxy-7-phosphoheptulonate synthase; this encodes MIVVMSHLADQRDIDSVINKLKNFGFQVHLSQGVERTIIGAVGDRTQLLDVGIEAMPGVEKLVPIMRPYKLASRVFKEEDTVVQLGNGVAVGGGNLTVMAGPCAVESKEQLFQVAKEAKEAGAAVLRGGAYKPRTSPYSFQGLEEEGLKLLAEARELTGMPVVTEVMDVNTLPLVCEYADVLQIGARNMQNFFLLREVAKTDKPVLLKRSPAGTIEEWLMAAEYILAGGNPKVILCERGIKTFETFTRNTLDLTAVPVVKYLSHLPVVVDPSHAIGNWRFVQDMSRAAVAAGADGLLIEVHPNPAEALCDGPQSLTPDNFTALMQELKRIAPAMGKSIN